GAGGCTCACCCCGAGTCCGTGTCCGACTCCCTCGCGGGCCTGTCCTTCGACTGGCCGGGCGCGGCCGTGGTGTGCGAGCTCATGGCGGACATGAACCGCCCGGGCCGGCTCGAGGGGCTGCGCGCAGCACAGGCCTCGGCCAGCGCCCATGTGCGCCGTGCCGCCGTGCTCGCTCTGGCCAAGGTGCACGACGCCGAGTCGGCCGAGTGCGTGAGCCTGTCGCTCTCCGACGACGACGTGAACGTGCGCGTGGCGGCGGCCGAAGCGCTGGGCGTGCTCGGACGGGCCCTCGGCGTGGACGTGCTGCACGGCTCGCTGCGGGTGGCGCTCGAGGCCGAGGCTCCCGCCGTGGTGGCCGCGGCGGCTCGCGCGCTGGCCCTGGCCGGTGACCGCAGCGCCATCCCCACCCTGCGCGAGAAGCTCGGCAGCGAGCGGGCGGGCGTGGCGCTGGCCGCCCTCGAGGCCCTGCGCGTGCTGAAGGAGCCCCTCGAGGCGTTGCTCCCCATGCTGGCGCGGCACTCCGATGAAGAGGTCGTGAAGCAGGCGCTCGGGCTGGTGATCGGGAGCAGCTCCCAGGCAGCCCTGGCCTGCCTGCGCGACGCGCTCGAGCACCCCACGTGGCACGTTCGGGCGTTCGCGGTGACGGGCCTCGCTCGCACGCCGGAGGCCCTGCCGTGGCTGCGCGAGCGTGCCCGCGTGGAGGTCGACCCCAACGTCCAGCGCGCCCTCGAGCAAGCTCTCGAGCAGGCCGAAGCACGAGGGGAGGGCTGAGTGCCGCTGCTCTTCGACGAAGGCCCATCGCTGGCCGTCGAGGACTTCCGGATGATCCGGGATCTGATCAACCGCTTTTGCGGCATCCACTTCTCCGACGACGCGCGCACCATCGTGGCGCGTCGCCTGCGCGAGCGCCTCGAGGCCGTGGGTCTCAGCGACTACGGCGCCTACTACCAGTACCTGCGCTACCACCCCGACGCGTCCATGGAGCTCGAGAACGCGGTGGAGGTGCTGACCACCAACGAGACCTACTTCTTCCGCGAGGAGTACCAGCTGCGCGCGTTCCGCGACGAGATCCTGCCTCAGCTGAAGGACCGCGCCGAGGAGCGCGGCACCCGGCGCCTGGCGCTGTGGAGCGCGGGCTGCTCGAGCGGTGAGGAGGCCTACACGCTCGGCATCCTCATCGAAGACTCGGGGCTCTTCAAGGGCTGGGACGTGCGCATCTACGGCAACGACATCTCGCGCCGCGTGCTGCACAAGGCTCGGCGCGCCGTCTACACCGAGGCCAGCTTCCGCACCACCGACGACCGCTACCTCCAATACTTCGTGGACGTCCCCGAGGGCCGCCAGGTGCACCCGCGCATCCGAGCCATGTGCCACTTCGGCCACCTCAACCTCCTCGATCACAGCCGTACGGCGATCGTGGGGCGCGTGGACGCGGTATTCTGTCGCAACGTGCTGATCTACTTCGACCCCGACTCCCGCAAGAAGGCCATCGACACCTTCTATCACCGGCTCGTGGCCGGCGGGTACCTCTTGCTGGGTCACAGCGAGTCGTTGCTCAACGCCAGCACCGCCTTCGAGCTGGTGCACGTGTCCACCGATCTCGTCTATCGACGCCCCGCCCCGCATCTCTTTCGCACGCCGTCCGTAAGCGAGGGTTCATGAGACATCTCCGCGTCTTGGTGGTCGACGACTCGGCCTACAACCGTCGCACCATCACCGAGCTGCTGACCGCGCTGCCGGCCGTCGAGGTGATTGGAAAGGCCGGAGACGGCGATGAGGCGCTGCGCATGGTGGCCGAGCTCCAGCCGGACCTGATCACGCTGGACCTCGAGATGCCGCGCATGGACGGCTTCACGTTCCTGCGCCTGATGATGGCGCGTCGCCCCACGCCGGTCATCGTGGTCAGCGGCTACTCCGCCAAGGAGAACGTGTTCCGCGCCCTCGAGATGGGCGCCCTCGACTTCGTGGCCAAGCCCACGCGCACCGTCACCAGCGACCTCAGCGGCATCAGCGCCGAGCTGGCCGAGAAGGTGGAGGTGGTGCGTCAGCTCTCTCCCGCTGGCCTCGACATCGGGCGTCTGCGGGGCAGCAGCGACTTCTCCATGGCGCCGCGCCGCACGGGCGTGAGCGATCGCGAGCCCAGCCGGCTCATCGTCATCGGGTCGTCCACGGGTGGGCCCACCGCGCTGGTGGAGGTCTTCCGGCGCCTGCCCACGTCCACCACGGCTTCGGTGGTGGTCGCGCAGCACATGCCCGAGCGCTTCACCAAGACCTTCGCCGAACGGCTGGACAAGA
This region of Sandaracinaceae bacterium genomic DNA includes:
- the cheB gene encoding chemotaxis-specific protein-glutamate methyltransferase CheB — translated: MRHLRVLVVDDSAYNRRTITELLTALPAVEVIGKAGDGDEALRMVAELQPDLITLDLEMPRMDGFTFLRLMMARRPTPVIVVSGYSAKENVFRALEMGALDFVAKPTRTVTSDLSGISAELAEKVEVVRQLSPAGLDIGRLRGSSDFSMAPRRTGVSDREPSRLIVIGSSTGGPTALVEVFRRLPTSTTASVVVAQHMPERFTKTFAERLDKTGGMRVVEASDVHALTAGTAFICPGGRCIEVVQLQRGLGVKVVPPDSSDRYVPSVDRLFESAAKAFGASTVGVVLTGMGDDGAKGVVALRDAGGIVMAEAPETAVIYGMPGAAVRTGAVDRSLPLRAMAERLAELTSA
- a CDS encoding protein-glutamate O-methyltransferase CheR encodes the protein MIRDLINRFCGIHFSDDARTIVARRLRERLEAVGLSDYGAYYQYLRYHPDASMELENAVEVLTTNETYFFREEYQLRAFRDEILPQLKDRAEERGTRRLALWSAGCSSGEEAYTLGILIEDSGLFKGWDVRIYGNDISRRVLHKARRAVYTEASFRTTDDRYLQYFVDVPEGRQVHPRIRAMCHFGHLNLLDHSRTAIVGRVDAVFCRNVLIYFDPDSRKKAIDTFYHRLVAGGYLLLGHSESLLNASTAFELVHVSTDLVYRRPAPHLFRTPSVSEGS
- a CDS encoding HEAT repeat domain-containing protein; protein product: MSDSLAGLSFDWPGAAVVCELMADMNRPGRLEGLRAAQASASAHVRRAAVLALAKVHDAESAECVSLSLSDDDVNVRVAAAEALGVLGRALGVDVLHGSLRVALEAEAPAVVAAAARALALAGDRSAIPTLREKLGSERAGVALAALEALRVLKEPLEALLPMLARHSDEEVVKQALGLVIGSSSQAALACLRDALEHPTWHVRAFAVTGLARTPEALPWLRERARVEVDPNVQRALEQALEQAEARGEG